One window of the Dendropsophus ebraccatus isolate aDenEbr1 chromosome 12, aDenEbr1.pat, whole genome shotgun sequence genome contains the following:
- the LOC138768836 gene encoding uncharacterized protein has protein sequence MDDEKLSHPVQETGAEPRVFDKATQTDDDYNTQEENVHISGDAVGHNTIGSRETPMYPANSLQWAEDTTGPNTAASSPVGMNHHREPTSIDMKAEYQVFERDRQTGDDYSDGRRSENVVFQKRIVSSRDDQETLLYSANTLLEGKYPTTNGCLSPRTSVVTCGVAEMVMVFVFSSADYSTRPKTAASPSLGLNHSHEFTSLDMNALHHLPNETISSSITPRHGVANTVNEGQEQQMDEEDHYFCMCIRAKMKKLSLEKKMACMKDILEVVHEHVLGQARSSEQHDY, from the exons ATGGATGACGAAAAGCTCAGCCACCCAGTGCAAGAGACCGG AGCTGAACCTCGGGTGTTTGACAAAGCGACGCAGACAGATGACGACTACAACACCCAGGAGGAGAATGTTCATATATCGGGAGATGCTGTGGGGCACAACACAATCGGTTCTCGGGAGACCCCAATGTATCCAGCCAACTCACTGCAATGGG CAGAAGACACCACCGGCCCCAACACCGCAGCTTCTTCACCAGTGGGAATGAATCACCATCGTGAGCCGACATCCATTGATATGAA AGCGGAGTATCAGGTGTTTGAGAGAGACAGGCAGACCGGTGATGACTATAGTGATGGGCGCCGATCGGAAAATGTGGTGTTCCAAAAAAGAATAGTTTCTTCAAGAGACGATCAAGAGACTCTGCTGTATTCAGCCAATACGCTACTAGAAGGCAAGTACCCAACTACTAATGGATGTCTTAGCCCTAGAACATC TGTTGTTACATGTGGGGTGGCAGAGATGGTGATGGTTTTTGTCTTTTCATCAGCAGACTACTCCACCAGACCCAAGACGGCAGCTTCCCCTTCACTGGGACTAAACCACAGTCATGAGTTTACATCTCTTGATATGAA TGCTCTTCACCATCTCCCGAATGAAACGATCTCTTCCTCCATCACTCCGCGGCATGGTGTCGCCAATACTGTAAACGAAGGTCAGGAACAGCAGATGGATGAAGAGGACCACTACTTCTGCATGTGTATTCGGGCCAAAATGAAGAAGCTCTCTCTGGAGAAGAAGATGGCGTGCATGAAGGACATTCTGGAGGTTGTCCATGAGCACGTTCTTGGCCAAGCAAGATCATCTGAGCAGCACGACTATTAG